The following are from one region of the Phycisphaerae bacterium genome:
- a CDS encoding type II secretion system protein codes for MAHRLPISRESQTTSRTSAFTLMELLVVTSVIAVLMGVLVPGLQEGVRTAGQVYCQANLAQAAKGWLLYLDDHHGAFYQEVNANLHYGGWIGMWEYAGSVERRPRPLNPYVGLPEIVEDIDGAPVFRCPQDFGGVPGQPDLTCNEVMGTSYQTNLFLIGQTQISLNPPRVRPLHREINKRLPKMNISRASEPSRLILMGEYGWMLQWGAGLPSSPESEWHGVPATFTVAFLDGHA; via the coding sequence GAACTGCTGGTGGTGACGTCGGTCATCGCGGTTTTGATGGGCGTTCTGGTTCCCGGGCTTCAGGAGGGTGTGCGGACCGCGGGGCAGGTCTACTGCCAGGCCAACCTCGCCCAGGCCGCCAAGGGGTGGCTGCTCTACCTCGACGATCACCACGGCGCGTTCTACCAGGAGGTCAACGCCAATTTGCATTACGGCGGGTGGATCGGCATGTGGGAATACGCAGGCTCCGTCGAGCGGAGGCCGCGCCCGCTGAATCCGTACGTCGGACTGCCGGAGATCGTTGAGGACATCGACGGCGCCCCCGTTTTCCGTTGCCCGCAGGACTTCGGCGGAGTCCCCGGTCAGCCTGACCTCACGTGCAATGAGGTGATGGGCACCAGCTATCAGACCAACCTCTTTCTGATCGGCCAGACTCAGATCAGCCTGAATCCGCCGCGGGTTCGGCCGCTTCACCGCGAGATCAACAAGCGTCTCCCGAAGATGAACATCTCGCGGGCGTCCGAGCCGTCGCGGTTGATCCTCATGGGCGAGTACGGCTGGATGCTCCAGTGGGGAGCGGGCCTGCCGTCGTCGCCGGAGAGCGAATGGCACGGCGTTCCCGCCACCTTCACCGTGGCGTTTCTGGACGGGCACGCGG